A single Populus alba chromosome 7, ASM523922v2, whole genome shotgun sequence DNA region contains:
- the LOC118030540 gene encoding DNA-(apurinic or apyrimidinic site) endonuclease 2 isoform X3, producing MKFFKILQKRWENLLHEGRRVFVVGDLNIAPTAMDRCDADPDFEKNEFRRWFRSMLMLSGGLFVDVFRAKHPDRREAYTCWSSSTGAEQFNFGSRIDHILCAGPCLHQEHDLQGHNFLSCHVKECDILTQYKRWKPGDTTRWKGGWGIKLEGSDHAPVYMSLEEICDIPRHSTPPLSARYLPMIHGVQQTLVTLFMKRQAAKQIQSSRISSSFSDGDATIKVCSESMKRSFNECSESCPSTSPSCSLTEEFDSAISKREENSKDLTDENQGCPDTTMILQSQHTKLVPAEGTKKKPRKSRCSQLSLKSFFQKSPNLSTGAGNSSTNASPSQAEPNTSSYSNGSHAPGDKSSSPRHCQLNPSAGSMYQDKGNDCSLERERNNVALLEWQRIQQLMRNSIPVCKGHKEPCVARIVKKPGPTFGHRFFVCSRAEGPVSNPEANCGYFKWASSKSQRK from the exons ATGaagttttttaagatattaCAG AAAAGATGGGAGAATCTTCTGCATGAGGGAAGGAGGGTATTCGTTGTTGGTGATCTCAATATTGCACCTACTGCTATGGATAGGTGTGATGCAGATCCAGATTTTGAGAAGAATGA ATTCAGAAGATGGTTCAGGTCTATGTTAATGCTGTCAGGTGGCCTCTTTGTTGATGTTTTCCGAGCAAAACATCCTGACAG AAGAGAAGCGTACACATGCTGGTCATCAAGTACAGGTGCTGAACAATTTAATTTTGGGAGTAGGATTGACCATATTCTGTGTGCTGGACCATGCTTGCATCAAGAGCATGACTTGCAAGGCCATAACTTCTTATCCTGCCATGTCAAGGAATGTGACATATTGACACAGTATAAACGCTGGAAACCTGGAGACACAACTAG GTGGAAGGGAGGGTGGGGCATCAAATTGGAAGGTTCAGATCACGCTCCTGTTTATATGAGTTTGGAAGAAATCTGTGATATTCCCAGACATAGCACTCCACCTTTATCTGCTAGATATCTGCCCATGATTCATGGTGTCCAGCAAACTCTTG TGACCTTGTTTATGAAAAGGCAGGCTGCTAAACAAATTCAATCCTCCAGGATATCGAGTTCATTTTCAGATGGAGATGCTACCATAAAGGTATGCAGTGAAAGCATGAAAAGATCATTTAATGAATGCAGTGAATCTTGCCCATCTACAAGTCCGTCATGTTCTTTGACTGAAGAGTTTGATAGTGCCATTTCCAAAAGAGAAGAGAATTCCAAGGATTTGACTGATGAGAATCAGGGCTGTCCTGACACTACAATGATACTGCAAAGTCAGCATACTAAGCTTGTGCCTGCTGAGGGAACCAAGAAAAAGCCACGAAAAAGTCGGTGCTCCCAGCTCTCCCTCAAATCTTTTTTCCAGAAAAGTCCAAACCTTAGCACTGGTGCTGGGAACTCTTCTACTAATGCTTCGCCTAGTCAGGCAGAACCAAACACTAGCAGTTACTCGAATGGTTCTCATGCACCGGGTGATAAAAGCAGCAGTCCCAGGCATTGCCAACTGAATCCAAGTGCAGGATCTATGTATCAAGATAAGGGAAATGATTGCTcgcttgagagagagagaaataatgTTGCCTTGTTGGAATGGCAGAGGATACAGCAGCTCATGCGGAATAGTATTCCAGTTTGCAAGGGTCATAAGGAACCCTGTGTTGCTCGGATAGTAAAGAAACCAGGTCCTACTTTTGGCCACAGATTTTTTGTTTGCTCACGAGCTGAG GGACCTGTATCCAATCCTGAAGCAAATTGTGGCTACTTCAAATGGGCTTCTTCAAAATCCCAGCGCAAATGA
- the LOC118030540 gene encoding DNA-(apurinic or apyrimidinic site) endonuclease 2 isoform X4: protein MDRCDADPDFEKNEFRRWFRSMLMLSGGLFVDVFRAKHPDRREAYTCWSSSTGAEQFNFGSRIDHILCAGPCLHQEHDLQGHNFLSCHVKECDILTQYKRWKPGDTTRWKGGWGIKLEGSDHAPVYMSLEEICDIPRHSTPPLSARYLPMIHGVQQTLVTLFMKRQAAKQIQSSRISSSFSDGDATIKVCSESMKRSFNECSESCPSTSPSCSLTEEFDSAISKREENSKDLTDENQGCPDTTMILQSQHTKLVPAEGTKKKPRKSRCSQLSLKSFFQKSPNLSTGAGNSSTNASPSQAEPNTSSYSNGSHAPGDKSSSPRHCQLNPSAGSMYQDKGNDCSLERERNNVALLEWQRIQQLMRNSIPVCKGHKEPCVARIVKKPGPTFGHRFFVCSRAEGPVSNPEANCGYFKWASSKSQRK from the exons ATGGATAGGTGTGATGCAGATCCAGATTTTGAGAAGAATGA ATTCAGAAGATGGTTCAGGTCTATGTTAATGCTGTCAGGTGGCCTCTTTGTTGATGTTTTCCGAGCAAAACATCCTGACAG AAGAGAAGCGTACACATGCTGGTCATCAAGTACAGGTGCTGAACAATTTAATTTTGGGAGTAGGATTGACCATATTCTGTGTGCTGGACCATGCTTGCATCAAGAGCATGACTTGCAAGGCCATAACTTCTTATCCTGCCATGTCAAGGAATGTGACATATTGACACAGTATAAACGCTGGAAACCTGGAGACACAACTAG GTGGAAGGGAGGGTGGGGCATCAAATTGGAAGGTTCAGATCACGCTCCTGTTTATATGAGTTTGGAAGAAATCTGTGATATTCCCAGACATAGCACTCCACCTTTATCTGCTAGATATCTGCCCATGATTCATGGTGTCCAGCAAACTCTTG TGACCTTGTTTATGAAAAGGCAGGCTGCTAAACAAATTCAATCCTCCAGGATATCGAGTTCATTTTCAGATGGAGATGCTACCATAAAGGTATGCAGTGAAAGCATGAAAAGATCATTTAATGAATGCAGTGAATCTTGCCCATCTACAAGTCCGTCATGTTCTTTGACTGAAGAGTTTGATAGTGCCATTTCCAAAAGAGAAGAGAATTCCAAGGATTTGACTGATGAGAATCAGGGCTGTCCTGACACTACAATGATACTGCAAAGTCAGCATACTAAGCTTGTGCCTGCTGAGGGAACCAAGAAAAAGCCACGAAAAAGTCGGTGCTCCCAGCTCTCCCTCAAATCTTTTTTCCAGAAAAGTCCAAACCTTAGCACTGGTGCTGGGAACTCTTCTACTAATGCTTCGCCTAGTCAGGCAGAACCAAACACTAGCAGTTACTCGAATGGTTCTCATGCACCGGGTGATAAAAGCAGCAGTCCCAGGCATTGCCAACTGAATCCAAGTGCAGGATCTATGTATCAAGATAAGGGAAATGATTGCTcgcttgagagagagagaaataatgTTGCCTTGTTGGAATGGCAGAGGATACAGCAGCTCATGCGGAATAGTATTCCAGTTTGCAAGGGTCATAAGGAACCCTGTGTTGCTCGGATAGTAAAGAAACCAGGTCCTACTTTTGGCCACAGATTTTTTGTTTGCTCACGAGCTGAG GGACCTGTATCCAATCCTGAAGCAAATTGTGGCTACTTCAAATGGGCTTCTTCAAAATCCCAGCGCAAATGA
- the LOC118030540 gene encoding DNA-(apurinic or apyrimidinic site) endonuclease 2 isoform X2, with translation MGNPIKIVSYNVNGLRQRVSQFGSLSNLLNTFDADIICFQETKLRRQELSSDLVIADGYESFFSCTRTNDKGRTGYSGVATFCRVKSAFSSSEVALPVAAEEGFTGFIDRCKRKEGLEEFEKDELVKVDSEGRCVVTDHNHFVLFNIYGPRAVHDDTERIEFKMKFFKILQKRWENLLHEGRRVFVVGDLNIAPTAMDRCDADPDFEKNEFRRWFRSMLMLSGGLFVDVFRAKHPDRWKGGWGIKLEGSDHAPVYMSLEEICDIPRHSTPPLSARYLPMIHGVQQTLVTLFMKRQAAKQIQSSRISSSFSDGDATIKVCSESMKRSFNECSESCPSTSPSCSLTEEFDSAISKREENSKDLTDENQGCPDTTMILQSQHTKLVPAEGTKKKPRKSRCSQLSLKSFFQKSPNLSTGAGNSSTNASPSQAEPNTSSYSNGSHAPGDKSSSPRHCQLNPSAGSMYQDKGNDCSLERERNNVALLEWQRIQQLMRNSIPVCKGHKEPCVARIVKKPGPTFGHRFFVCSRAEGPVSNPEANCGYFKWASSKSQRK, from the exons ATGGGGAACCCAATAAAGATAGTATCTTACAACGTTAATGGCCTAAGACAACGAGTCTCGCAATTTGGGTCTCTCTCAAACCTCCTGAACACTTTCGATGCAGACATCATTTGCTTTCAG GAAACAAAATTAAGAAGACAAGAATTATCATCTGATTTAGTAATAGCTGATGGgtatgaatcttttttttcttgcacgCGAACTAACGATAAAGGCCGTACTGGATACTCTG GGGTTGCAACATTTTGTCGTGTAAAGTCTGCATTTTCGAGTAGTGAAGTGGCATTGCCGGTTGCGGCAGAGGAGGGTTTTACTGGGTTCATTGACCggtgtaaaagaaaagaagggcttGAGGAGTTTGAGAAAGATGAGCTTGTTAAGGTTGATAGTGAGGGACGGTGTGTCGTTACTGATCATAATCATTTTG TACTTTTTAACATATATGGGCCTAGAGCAGTCCATGATGATACAGAGAGAATTGAGTTTAAGATGaagttttttaagatattaCAG AAAAGATGGGAGAATCTTCTGCATGAGGGAAGGAGGGTATTCGTTGTTGGTGATCTCAATATTGCACCTACTGCTATGGATAGGTGTGATGCAGATCCAGATTTTGAGAAGAATGA ATTCAGAAGATGGTTCAGGTCTATGTTAATGCTGTCAGGTGGCCTCTTTGTTGATGTTTTCCGAGCAAAACATCCTGACAG GTGGAAGGGAGGGTGGGGCATCAAATTGGAAGGTTCAGATCACGCTCCTGTTTATATGAGTTTGGAAGAAATCTGTGATATTCCCAGACATAGCACTCCACCTTTATCTGCTAGATATCTGCCCATGATTCATGGTGTCCAGCAAACTCTTG TGACCTTGTTTATGAAAAGGCAGGCTGCTAAACAAATTCAATCCTCCAGGATATCGAGTTCATTTTCAGATGGAGATGCTACCATAAAGGTATGCAGTGAAAGCATGAAAAGATCATTTAATGAATGCAGTGAATCTTGCCCATCTACAAGTCCGTCATGTTCTTTGACTGAAGAGTTTGATAGTGCCATTTCCAAAAGAGAAGAGAATTCCAAGGATTTGACTGATGAGAATCAGGGCTGTCCTGACACTACAATGATACTGCAAAGTCAGCATACTAAGCTTGTGCCTGCTGAGGGAACCAAGAAAAAGCCACGAAAAAGTCGGTGCTCCCAGCTCTCCCTCAAATCTTTTTTCCAGAAAAGTCCAAACCTTAGCACTGGTGCTGGGAACTCTTCTACTAATGCTTCGCCTAGTCAGGCAGAACCAAACACTAGCAGTTACTCGAATGGTTCTCATGCACCGGGTGATAAAAGCAGCAGTCCCAGGCATTGCCAACTGAATCCAAGTGCAGGATCTATGTATCAAGATAAGGGAAATGATTGCTcgcttgagagagagagaaataatgTTGCCTTGTTGGAATGGCAGAGGATACAGCAGCTCATGCGGAATAGTATTCCAGTTTGCAAGGGTCATAAGGAACCCTGTGTTGCTCGGATAGTAAAGAAACCAGGTCCTACTTTTGGCCACAGATTTTTTGTTTGCTCACGAGCTGAG GGACCTGTATCCAATCCTGAAGCAAATTGTGGCTACTTCAAATGGGCTTCTTCAAAATCCCAGCGCAAATGA
- the LOC118030541 gene encoding calcium-dependent protein kinase 28 has translation MGACFSTIKVSGSNSNNNTKANHNRKEPTKPQTRTTKAATRKKQEVVHHHHQINKNVNNEAQKKLKVKEKQSSKAIPCGKRTDFGYDKDFDIRYTIGKLLGHGQFGYTYVATDKGNGDRVAVKRIDKNKMVLPIAVEDVKREVRILQELTGHENVVQFHNAFEDDSYVYIVMELCEGGELLDRILAKKDSRYTEKDAAVVVRQMLKVAAECHLHGLVHRDMKPENFLFKSTKEDSPLKATDFGLSDFIKPGRKFRDIVGSAYYVAPEVLKRNSGPESDVWSIGVITYILLCGRRPFWDKTEDGIFKEVLRNKPDFLRKPWPTISTSAKDFVQKLLVKDPRARLTAAQALSHPWVREGGNASEIPIDISVLSNMRQFVKYSRLKQFALRALASTIDEEELADLKDQFDAIDVDKNGAISLEEMRQALAKDLPWKLKESLVLEIVQAIDSNTDGLVDFTEFIAAALHVHQLEEHNSEKWQLRSQAAFEKFDIDRDGYITPEELRMHSGLRGSVDPLLEEADIDKDGRISLSEFRRLLRTASMSSQNVSGPSGHRNSKKL, from the exons ATGGGTGCTTGTTTTTCTACCATCAAAGTTAGTGGTTCTAACAGCAACAACAATACCAAGGCTAATCACAACAGAAAAGAACCCACAAAGCCACAAACGAGGACAACAAAAGCAGCAACAAGAAAAAAGCAAGAAGTTGTGCACCATCATCATCAGATTAATAAGAATGTTAACAACGAGGCACAAAAGAAGCTAAAAGTCAAAGAGAAGCAAAGTAGCAAGGCGATCCCTTGTGGGAAAAGAACAGATTTTGGTTATGATAAAGATTTTGATATCAGATATACAATTGGCAAATTGTTGGGTCATGGTCAATTTGGTTATACATATGTTGCTACTGATAAGGGTAATGGAGATCGAGTTGCTGTCAAGagaattgacaaaaataag ATGGTTCTTCCTATTGCTGTAGAGGATGTTAAACGAGAAGTCAGGATATTGCAAGAACTCACAGGCCACGAGAATGTAGTTCAGTTTCATAACGCATTTGAGGATGATTCTTATGTCTATATTGTTATGGA ATTATGTGAAGGTGGAGAGTTGCTAGATCGGATATTAGCAAA GAAAGACAGTCGTTATACTGAGAAAGATGCAGCAGTAGTAGTGCGACAGATGCTAAAAGTTGCAGCAGAATGTCATTTGCATGGCTTGGTGCACCGTGACATGAAGCCTGAG aattttcttttcaagtcaACCAAGGAGGACTCGCCTCTTAAAGCCACAGATTTTGGTTTGTCAGACTTCATAAAACCAG GCAGGAAGTTTCGAGATATTGTTGGCAGTGCCTACTACGTTGCACCTGAAGTATTAAAACGCAATTCTGGACCTGAATCAGATGTCTGGAGTATTGGTGTGATTACATACATTTTGCTATGTGGGAGGCGTCCATTTTGGGATAAGACTGAGGATGGTATATTTAAGGAG GTTTTAAGAAACAAGCCTGATTTTCTCCGTAAACCATGGCCAACCATTAGCACTAGTGCAAAAGATTTTGTGCAGAAGTTACTGGTGAAGGATCCTCGTGCAAGACTTACTGCTGCTCAAGCTCTAT CACACCCATGGGTCAGAGAAGGAGGAAATGCATCTGAGATCCCTATTGACATATCTGTCCTGAGTAACATGCGACAATTTGTGAAGTACAGTCGTTTGAAGCAGTTTGCTCTAAGG GCATTGGCAAGCACGATTGATGAAGAGGAACTAGCTGATCTTAAGGATCAATTTGATGCCATTGATGTGGATAAAAATGGTGCTATTAGTCTTGAAGAAATGAGACAG GCCCTTGCTAAAGATCTTCCTTGGAAGTTGAAAGAATCACTTGTCTTAGAAATTGTTCAAGCG ATTGACAGTAACACTGATGGACTTGTAGATTTCACCGAGTTCATTGCAGCTGCTTTGCATGTCCATCAATTGGAGGAACACAACTCTGAGAAGTGGCAGCTGCGGTCGCAGGCTGCTTTTGAGAAATTTGATATTGATAGAGATGGATATATAACTCCAGAAGAACTTAGAATG CACTCAGGCTTGAGAGGTTCTGTTGACCCACTTCTTGAGGAGGCTGACATTGACAAGGATGGTAGAATAAGCCTTTCAGAATTCCGTAGACTTCTAAGAACTGCTAGCATGAGTTCGCAAAATGTGTCAGGCCCATCTGGCCACCGGAattcaaaaaaactatag
- the LOC118030540 gene encoding DNA-(apurinic or apyrimidinic site) endonuclease 2 isoform X1, with translation MGNPIKIVSYNVNGLRQRVSQFGSLSNLLNTFDADIICFQETKLRRQELSSDLVIADGYESFFSCTRTNDKGRTGYSGVATFCRVKSAFSSSEVALPVAAEEGFTGFIDRCKRKEGLEEFEKDELVKVDSEGRCVVTDHNHFVLFNIYGPRAVHDDTERIEFKMKFFKILQKRWENLLHEGRRVFVVGDLNIAPTAMDRCDADPDFEKNEFRRWFRSMLMLSGGLFVDVFRAKHPDRREAYTCWSSSTGAEQFNFGSRIDHILCAGPCLHQEHDLQGHNFLSCHVKECDILTQYKRWKPGDTTRWKGGWGIKLEGSDHAPVYMSLEEICDIPRHSTPPLSARYLPMIHGVQQTLVTLFMKRQAAKQIQSSRISSSFSDGDATIKVCSESMKRSFNECSESCPSTSPSCSLTEEFDSAISKREENSKDLTDENQGCPDTTMILQSQHTKLVPAEGTKKKPRKSRCSQLSLKSFFQKSPNLSTGAGNSSTNASPSQAEPNTSSYSNGSHAPGDKSSSPRHCQLNPSAGSMYQDKGNDCSLERERNNVALLEWQRIQQLMRNSIPVCKGHKEPCVARIVKKPGPTFGHRFFVCSRAEGPVSNPEANCGYFKWASSKSQRK, from the exons ATGGGGAACCCAATAAAGATAGTATCTTACAACGTTAATGGCCTAAGACAACGAGTCTCGCAATTTGGGTCTCTCTCAAACCTCCTGAACACTTTCGATGCAGACATCATTTGCTTTCAG GAAACAAAATTAAGAAGACAAGAATTATCATCTGATTTAGTAATAGCTGATGGgtatgaatcttttttttcttgcacgCGAACTAACGATAAAGGCCGTACTGGATACTCTG GGGTTGCAACATTTTGTCGTGTAAAGTCTGCATTTTCGAGTAGTGAAGTGGCATTGCCGGTTGCGGCAGAGGAGGGTTTTACTGGGTTCATTGACCggtgtaaaagaaaagaagggcttGAGGAGTTTGAGAAAGATGAGCTTGTTAAGGTTGATAGTGAGGGACGGTGTGTCGTTACTGATCATAATCATTTTG TACTTTTTAACATATATGGGCCTAGAGCAGTCCATGATGATACAGAGAGAATTGAGTTTAAGATGaagttttttaagatattaCAG AAAAGATGGGAGAATCTTCTGCATGAGGGAAGGAGGGTATTCGTTGTTGGTGATCTCAATATTGCACCTACTGCTATGGATAGGTGTGATGCAGATCCAGATTTTGAGAAGAATGA ATTCAGAAGATGGTTCAGGTCTATGTTAATGCTGTCAGGTGGCCTCTTTGTTGATGTTTTCCGAGCAAAACATCCTGACAG AAGAGAAGCGTACACATGCTGGTCATCAAGTACAGGTGCTGAACAATTTAATTTTGGGAGTAGGATTGACCATATTCTGTGTGCTGGACCATGCTTGCATCAAGAGCATGACTTGCAAGGCCATAACTTCTTATCCTGCCATGTCAAGGAATGTGACATATTGACACAGTATAAACGCTGGAAACCTGGAGACACAACTAG GTGGAAGGGAGGGTGGGGCATCAAATTGGAAGGTTCAGATCACGCTCCTGTTTATATGAGTTTGGAAGAAATCTGTGATATTCCCAGACATAGCACTCCACCTTTATCTGCTAGATATCTGCCCATGATTCATGGTGTCCAGCAAACTCTTG TGACCTTGTTTATGAAAAGGCAGGCTGCTAAACAAATTCAATCCTCCAGGATATCGAGTTCATTTTCAGATGGAGATGCTACCATAAAGGTATGCAGTGAAAGCATGAAAAGATCATTTAATGAATGCAGTGAATCTTGCCCATCTACAAGTCCGTCATGTTCTTTGACTGAAGAGTTTGATAGTGCCATTTCCAAAAGAGAAGAGAATTCCAAGGATTTGACTGATGAGAATCAGGGCTGTCCTGACACTACAATGATACTGCAAAGTCAGCATACTAAGCTTGTGCCTGCTGAGGGAACCAAGAAAAAGCCACGAAAAAGTCGGTGCTCCCAGCTCTCCCTCAAATCTTTTTTCCAGAAAAGTCCAAACCTTAGCACTGGTGCTGGGAACTCTTCTACTAATGCTTCGCCTAGTCAGGCAGAACCAAACACTAGCAGTTACTCGAATGGTTCTCATGCACCGGGTGATAAAAGCAGCAGTCCCAGGCATTGCCAACTGAATCCAAGTGCAGGATCTATGTATCAAGATAAGGGAAATGATTGCTcgcttgagagagagagaaataatgTTGCCTTGTTGGAATGGCAGAGGATACAGCAGCTCATGCGGAATAGTATTCCAGTTTGCAAGGGTCATAAGGAACCCTGTGTTGCTCGGATAGTAAAGAAACCAGGTCCTACTTTTGGCCACAGATTTTTTGTTTGCTCACGAGCTGAG GGACCTGTATCCAATCCTGAAGCAAATTGTGGCTACTTCAAATGGGCTTCTTCAAAATCCCAGCGCAAATGA